In Candidatus Izemoplasmatales bacterium, the sequence AACACCGGCTTCGGCGGCAGCGTGGCGATCATCTTGATCTCGGCGGGTCCGTAGTAGTCGCCGTCGACCACGCCGGACTTGATGACGAGCTTCACGTTCTTGCGGGTGAAGTCGTTCAGGATCTTCGCGCCGATGACGGGGTCCTTGCGCGAGACGACGATTCCGTTCGGGCCGTTGAGATCATGGTCGAGCGCTCCGAATCCGCAGATCTGGGCGGCGCGGCGCGAGATGTTGTTCTTCGCGACGATCAGCTCGCAGTCTTCCTTCCGGAGCAGGCGGCGGAGCTCTTCGGTCTTGAGGACCGTCAGGCCGCGGTATTCCGCGACGACGATCGCCTTCGCATCCTTCATCCGGCCGACGAGCGCGTTGACCTCTTCCTGCTTGACGTTGATGGTTTGTTCTCTGGACATCTTGACACCTCCTGTGTACCTTGTTTCTGAAAAGAAATTCCTCTTCTTCGCGAGAAAAAGAGGAATGGTAAAACGTGGGATTCCCTTTCGTCTCGGCGGGATGATTAAGCTTGCGCCCCCGCTGTCTTCGATCGAACGATTCGGTTTTAGATGACGACCGCGACGCCGGGACCCATCGTCGAGGAGATCGCGACGTTCTTGACGTACACGCCCTTGACGGTGGACGGCTTGACCTTCTGGATCAGGTCGGTGACGGCCTTGATGTTCTCGGCGAGGTTCTCCGCGGTAAAGGAGACCTTGCCGACGATGACCTGGATGTTGCCGAACTTGTCGACGCGGTAGGTGATCTTGCCGCCTTTGGAATCGGCGACGGCCTGCGCGACGTTCATCGTGACGGTGCCGGTCTTGGGGTTCGGCATGAGGCCTTTCGGGCCGAGGACGCGGCCGAGCTTGCCGATGACGCCCATCATGTCCGGGGTGGCGATCACGACGTCGAATTCGAACCATCCGCCCTGGATCTTCTGGACGAGATCGTCGTCGCCGACGTAGTTCGCGCCGGCGTCGCGGGCTTCCTTGGCCTTTTCG encodes:
- the rplJ gene encoding 50S ribosomal protein L10, encoding MSREQTINVKQEEVNALVGRMKDAKAIVVAEYRGLTVLKTEELRRLLRKEDCELIVAKNNISRRAAQICGFGALDHDLNGPNGIVVSRKDPVIGAKILNDFTRKNVKLVIKSGVVDGDYYGPAEIKMIATLPPKPVLLAMLASQLYAPLSELAAGLDELANKK
- the rplA gene encoding 50S ribosomal protein L1 — translated: LNLDSRKAEQNLRGALVLPHGTGKEKTVLVFARGEKAKEARDAGANYVGDDDLVQKIQGGWFEFDVVIATPDMMGVIGKLGRVLGPKGLMPNPKTGTVTMNVAQAVADSKGGKITYRVDKFGNIQVIVGKVSFTAENLAENIKAVTDLIQKVKPSTVKGVYVKNVAISSTMGPGVAVVI